One region of Choristoneura fumiferana chromosome 3, NRCan_CFum_1, whole genome shotgun sequence genomic DNA includes:
- the LOC141426456 gene encoding prohibitin 1-like gives MAAQLFNRIGQVGLGMALVGGVVNSALYNVDGGHRAVIFDRFAGVKNLVVGEGTHFFIPWVQRPIIFDIRSRPRNVPTVTGSKDLQNVNITLRILFRPLPDQLPKIYTILGVDYDERVLPSITGEVLKSVVAQFDAGELITQRELVSQKVSESLTERAGQFGLILDDISITHLTFGKEFTQAVELKQVAQQDAEKARFLVEKAEQQKKAAVIAAEGDAQAAVLLAKSFGSAGEGLVELRRIEAAEDIAYQLSKSRNVTYLPHGQNVLLNLPTQN, from the exons ATGGCTGCGCAACTATTCAACCGTATTGGCCAAGTGGGGCTTGGCATGGCCCTAGTTGGAGGAGTAGTCAATTCCGCACTTTACAATG TTGATGGTGGCCATAGAGCTGTGATCTTCGACAGATTTGCTGGTGTCAAGAATTTGGTGGTTGGCGAGGGCACCCACTTCTTCATTCCGTGGGTGCAAAGACCTATCATCTTTGACATCAGATCAAGGCCCAGAAATGTTCCTACAGTCACTGGCAGCAAAG ATCTCCAGAATGTAAATATCACCCTCCGCATCTTGTTCAGGCCTTTACCTGACCAGCTGCCAAAGATCTACACCATCCTTGGTGTGGACTATGACGAAAGGGTGCTGCCCTCCATCACAGGAGAGGTCCTGAAATCAGTGGTTGCTCAGTTTGATGCTGGTGAACTTATCACACAGAGAGAG cTTGTGTCACAAAAAGTGAGTGAAAGTTTGACTGAAAGAGCTGGTCAGTTTGGCCTCATCCTAGATGACATTTCAATCACTCACTTGACATTCGGCAAGGAGTTCACACAGGCTGTCGAGTTGAAACAAGTAGCGCAGCAAGATGCCGAGAAGGCACGTTTCCTAGTAGAGAAAGCGGAGCAGCAGAAGAAGGCAGCTGTTATAGCGGCAGAGGGAGATGCCCAGGCGGCCGTCCTTCTGGCCAAGTCGTTCGGAAGCGCCGGCGAGGGCTTAGTAGAGTTGCGACGCATCGAGGCTGCCGAAGATATCGCCTACCAACTATCCAAATCACGCAACGTCACCTACCTACCGCACGGGCAAAACGTCCTCCTCAATTTACCTACGcagaattaa
- the LOC141426455 gene encoding prohibitin 1-like isoform X1, with product MANIFNRIGQVGLGLTFVGGVVNSALFNGQVTIKLLDSEGKHTSAAPKVSSHALVSCSESRAVPRAWYCFRSHKLYGIVLGTSTSQALDGGERAVIMDKFTGVKKHVVGEGTHFVIPWVQTPYIFDIKTRPRNVPTFTGSKDLQNVNINLRILFRPVPDELPKIFTVLGVDYEERVLPSITSEVLKAVVAQFNAEELITQREVVSQKVNDYLTERAHQFGLILDDISITHLSFGKEFTRAVELKQVAQQEAEKARFLVEKEEQKKKATVVAAEGDAQAAILLAKSFASAGQGLVELRRIEAAEDIAYQLSKSRNVTYLPEGQNVLLNQQMQ from the exons ATggctaatatttttaatagaatcGGCCAAGTAGGACTTGGCTTGACCTTTGTTGGTGGAGTTGTCAACTCTGCACTATTCAATG gtcaagtaaccattaagcttttggattccgaaggcaagcacacgtctgccgcccccaaagttagctcacacgcactcgtgtcatgctctgaaagcagagcggtaccgagggcatggtattgcttccgttcccataagctctatgggatcgtcttgggaacttcgacgtcgcaagcct TGGACGGCGGGGAGCGGGCTGTGATAATGGACAAGTTTACAGGTGTGAAGAAACATGTCGTGGGAGAAGGTACCCACTTTGTGATACCATGGGTACAGACTCCGTACATTTTTGACATCAAAACTCGTCCAAGGAACGTGCCAACATTTACTGGAAGCAAAG ATCTACAAAACGTCAACATAAATCTACGAATCCTGTTTAGGCCAGTACCTGATGAGCTGCCCAAGATATTCACTGTTCTGGGGGTCGACTACGAGGAGAGAGTTCTGCCCTCAATAACTTCGGAGGTGCTGAAAGCCGTCGTAGCGCAGTTTAATGCTGAAGAGCTGATTACTCAAAGAGAA GTTGtctcgcagaaagtaaatgacTACTTAACAGAAAGAGCCCATCAATTCGGCCTCATATTGGACGACATCTCAATCACTCACCTCTCATTCGGCAAAGAATTCACGCGAGCGGTGGAACTCAAACAAGTAGCGCAGCAGGAAGCCGAGAAAGCGCGATTCTTGGTGGAAAAGGAAGAACAAAAGAAGAAGGCAACTGTCGTAGCAGCAGAAGGGGACGCGCAAGCGGCGATTTTACTGGCCAAGTCTTTTGCCAGCGCGGGGCAAGGGCTGGTTGAACTACGCCGCATTGAGGCCGCCGAAGATATAGCGTATCAACTGTCCAAGTCTCGGAACGTTACCTATCTACCGGAAGGACAAAATGTATTATTGAATCAACAAATGCAATAA
- the LOC141426458 gene encoding uncharacterized protein isoform X1: protein MRVKVPEMRKCCFCIPLRPGIILFGNINIVMSLFALACLVVTVELKKRTLTNDASLEAITSTVLFCILGMSVLLNAMLLVAGFQKDIPMLRLYNYFALATTLAMLVPALVLLYKQQFVSCWASFIAIVMQCYVIILVRSEVVKLEIKLYGPEEKCIEQPEQVVEVPDTETLI from the exons ATGCGTGTGAAAGTGCCCGAAATGAGGAAATGCTGTTTTTGTATCCCTCTGCGTCCGGGGAtcattttatttggaaacaTAAATATT GTGATGTCACTTTTTGCCTTGGCTTGTCTGGTGGTGACAGTGGAGCTGAAAAAGCGCACCCTCACCAACGACGCGTCGCTGGAGGCCATCACCTCTACTGTCCTCTTCTGCATCCTGGGCATGAGCGTGCTGCTAAACGCTATGCTGCTTGTTGCCGGTTTCCAG AAAGACATCCCAATGCTGCGTCTGTACAACTACTTCGCGTTGGCCACCACTTTGGCTATGCTAGTTCCGGCGCTAGTGCTGCTGTATAAGCAGCAGTTTGTGTCGTGCTGGGCCTCTTTTATCGCTATAG tgatGCAATGCTACGTGATAATCCTGGTGCGAAGTGAAGTAGTCAAGCTTGAAATCAAATTGTATGGTCCTGAAGAAAAATGCATTGAACAACCCGAGCAGGTGGTTGAAGTGCCAGACACTGAAACTTTAATATAA
- the LOC141426455 gene encoding prohibitin 1-like isoform X2, with amino-acid sequence MANIFNRIGQVGLGLTFVGGVVNSALFNVDGGERAVIMDKFTGVKKHVVGEGTHFVIPWVQTPYIFDIKTRPRNVPTFTGSKDLQNVNINLRILFRPVPDELPKIFTVLGVDYEERVLPSITSEVLKAVVAQFNAEELITQREVVSQKVNDYLTERAHQFGLILDDISITHLSFGKEFTRAVELKQVAQQEAEKARFLVEKEEQKKKATVVAAEGDAQAAILLAKSFASAGQGLVELRRIEAAEDIAYQLSKSRNVTYLPEGQNVLLNQQMQ; translated from the exons ATggctaatatttttaatagaatcGGCCAAGTAGGACTTGGCTTGACCTTTGTTGGTGGAGTTGTCAACTCTGCACTATTCAATG TGGACGGCGGGGAGCGGGCTGTGATAATGGACAAGTTTACAGGTGTGAAGAAACATGTCGTGGGAGAAGGTACCCACTTTGTGATACCATGGGTACAGACTCCGTACATTTTTGACATCAAAACTCGTCCAAGGAACGTGCCAACATTTACTGGAAGCAAAG ATCTACAAAACGTCAACATAAATCTACGAATCCTGTTTAGGCCAGTACCTGATGAGCTGCCCAAGATATTCACTGTTCTGGGGGTCGACTACGAGGAGAGAGTTCTGCCCTCAATAACTTCGGAGGTGCTGAAAGCCGTCGTAGCGCAGTTTAATGCTGAAGAGCTGATTACTCAAAGAGAA GTTGtctcgcagaaagtaaatgacTACTTAACAGAAAGAGCCCATCAATTCGGCCTCATATTGGACGACATCTCAATCACTCACCTCTCATTCGGCAAAGAATTCACGCGAGCGGTGGAACTCAAACAAGTAGCGCAGCAGGAAGCCGAGAAAGCGCGATTCTTGGTGGAAAAGGAAGAACAAAAGAAGAAGGCAACTGTCGTAGCAGCAGAAGGGGACGCGCAAGCGGCGATTTTACTGGCCAAGTCTTTTGCCAGCGCGGGGCAAGGGCTGGTTGAACTACGCCGCATTGAGGCCGCCGAAGATATAGCGTATCAACTGTCCAAGTCTCGGAACGTTACCTATCTACCGGAAGGACAAAATGTATTATTGAATCAACAAATGCAATAA
- the LOC141426454 gene encoding inactive peptidyl-prolyl cis-trans isomerase shutdown-like has product MQRNKTSHSMPSIALENGLDLRQLCTTGSTLQINEDCDDVSPFEEEREDARNADYIGKPVQSFKSIEKLLTTVDPDGYVKKKVFEEGGGGPLNEDCTVHIAYTGFWENEDVPFDVRKLHKPLVVDLKNSDLLPGLDMAVKSMLVGEVSLFLLSYHVMFGELGVPPRIKPKADCIFYIKLIKSILTPEEGEINFSEPNMFQRVDLQVKKLYSSGLTLYKCHNFMAAIQLFRKSVFMLHKCRLADDTEEDKQEKWLKKLYLNLAICYNRVEQPLKACVACNELNRLNSLWNNKKALFQNAKALRMIGQYDAAEKRLLRAQKISPNKEKDKDLDEEYNLLQKTRNACDQSKLLFKHVHGPSMELISDAFKEEVVALIKNFKENVNLCKLTLPGGLNTVELKYIKDTCIRENLFYSRIEKDYALDKTDEKTGDNKPSEDNEV; this is encoded by the exons atgcaacgaAATAAAACGAGTCATTCCATGCCCAGCATTGCTTTAGAAAATGGATTAGACttgag ACAACTTTGCACAACGGGTTCAACTCTTCAAATAAATGAAGACTGTGACGATGTTTCACCGTTTGAAGAAGAACGAGAAGACGCCAGAAATGCTGACTACATCGGAAAACCTGTTCAAAGTTTCAAGTCCATTGAGAAGCTTTTGACGACCGTAGATCCTGATGGCTATGTGAAGAAGAAAGTTTTTGAAGAAGGTGGGGGGGGTCCACTAAATGAAGACTGTACCGTCCACATTGCTTATACAGGCTTCTGGGAAAATGAAGACGTGCCATTTGATGTTCGGAAGCTTCATAAACCTTTG GTTGTTGATCTCAAGAACAGTGACCTGCTGCCAGGCCTAGACATGGCAGTCAAATCAATGCTGGTGGGAGAAGTGTCACTATTTCTCCTATCTTATCATGTGATGTTTGGGGAACTTGGTGTCCCTCCAAGAATAAAACCCAAAGCagactgtattttttatatcaaacttattaaaagtattttgACTCCTGAGGAAGG AGAAATAAACTTCTCCGAACCCAACATGTTCCAACGTGTGGACTTGCAAGTGAAGAAACTCTACAGCTCTGGACTAACATTGTACAAATGTCACAATTTCATGGCTGCCATACAATTATTCAGAAAAAGCGTATTTATGCTTCACAAATGTCGACTGGCAGACGACACAGAGGAGGATAAACAGGAGAAATGGCTCAAAAAATTGTACTTAAATCTTGCTATATGTTACAATCGTGTAGAACAACCGCTCAAGGCTTGTGTTGCGTGCAATGAGTTGAACAGACTTAATAGTCTATGGAACAACAAGAAGGCGTTATTTCAAAACGCGAAAGCTTTAAGAATGATTGGTCAATATGATGCTGCTGAGAAGAGACTGTTAAGAGCTCAAAAAATATCTCCCAATAAAGAGAAAGATAAAGACTTGGATGAAGAATACAATTTGCTGCAAAAAACACGTAATGCTTGTGACCAGAGCAAATTGTTATTTAAACATGTTCATGGACCTTCTATGGAATTAATCAGTGACGCCTTTAAAGAAGAAGTTGTTGCTCTAATAAAAAATTTCAAAGAAAATGTTAATTTGTGCAAATTGACATTACCAGGTGGGTTGAATACAGTAGAgttgaaatacataaaagaTACGTGTATTCGCGAGAATCTGTTTTATAGCAGGATTGAGAAGGATTATGCGTTAGACAAGACTGATGAAAAAACTGGTGACAATAAGCCTTCAGAGGATAATGAAGTATGA
- the LOC141426458 gene encoding uncharacterized protein isoform X2, with amino-acid sequence MSLFALACLVVTVELKKRTLTNDASLEAITSTVLFCILGMSVLLNAMLLVAGFQKDIPMLRLYNYFALATTLAMLVPALVLLYKQQFVSCWASFIAIVMQCYVIILVRSEVVKLEIKLYGPEEKCIEQPEQVVEVPDTETLI; translated from the exons ATGTCACTTTTTGCCTTGGCTTGTCTGGTGGTGACAGTGGAGCTGAAAAAGCGCACCCTCACCAACGACGCGTCGCTGGAGGCCATCACCTCTACTGTCCTCTTCTGCATCCTGGGCATGAGCGTGCTGCTAAACGCTATGCTGCTTGTTGCCGGTTTCCAG AAAGACATCCCAATGCTGCGTCTGTACAACTACTTCGCGTTGGCCACCACTTTGGCTATGCTAGTTCCGGCGCTAGTGCTGCTGTATAAGCAGCAGTTTGTGTCGTGCTGGGCCTCTTTTATCGCTATAG tgatGCAATGCTACGTGATAATCCTGGTGCGAAGTGAAGTAGTCAAGCTTGAAATCAAATTGTATGGTCCTGAAGAAAAATGCATTGAACAACCCGAGCAGGTGGTTGAAGTGCCAGACACTGAAACTTTAATATAA